One Molothrus ater isolate BHLD 08-10-18 breed brown headed cowbird chromosome 4, BPBGC_Mater_1.1, whole genome shotgun sequence genomic window carries:
- the EXOC1L gene encoding exocyst complex component 1-like, with translation MSSLVKEDLAKRLFGPRRQRLHEFIEVEGAGAQRYYLCAAVTKSKEVEICMVKHWRVDREEKYEIVEKWFLKDLEMIDGKEADTDNPYFDMHFHKVYNIEAYSCASKYTFARTLNKLNATYLKKDFKIVNFDDTYLNDDSIWSSSNRDFLVVMRVCFYASNLLCLSLCRLS, from the exons ATGTCCTCGCTGGTGAAGGAGGACCTGGCCAAGAGGCTGTTCGGCCCCCGGCGGCAGAGGCTGCACGAGTTCATCGAGGTGGAGGGCGCGGGCGCCCAGCGCTATTACCTGTGCGCCGCAG taaCTAAAAGTAAAGAAGTAGAAATATGTATGGTTAAACACTGGCGAGTGGACCGAGAGGAGAAATATGAAATAGTTGAAAAGTGGTTTCTGAAAGATCTGGAGATGATTGATGGAAAAGAAGCAGATACA gataaTCCATATTTTGATATGCATTTCCACAAAGTCTACAATATAGAAGCATATAGTTGTGCATCTAAATATACCTTTGCTCGAACGCTAAACAAACTGAATGCCACGTACCTTAAGAAGGACTTCAAGATTGTGAACTTTGATGACACCTACCTAAATGATGATTCAATCTGGTCATCCAGCAATAGAGATTTCTTAGTAGTTATGAGGGTTTGCTTCTATGCTTCCAACCTTTTATGTCTCTCCCTCTGTCGTTTGTCCTAA